AGATGACACTGGGTACAAAGTTTATTGCCTTGAAATTTGAGACGTGTCGAGTGAGGATCATGACAGTCGGTGCAGCGAACACCTTTGCGATACATTTTACTCTGTGTAAACGATCCGAAGACGTAGACTTCTTCGTCGATCTGACCATCGGGATGATAGAGATGATCTTCCAGCAATGAGAGTGCGTAATGATCATGAAAGCGATCAAGGGGTGTATGACCGGGCGCCACGTGCCGTCGATGAGAGTGACAGGGAGCACAACTTTCTAATTGTGCTGTGGCATCTTTGCCCTTGAGTTTCGCCAAACCATAACCATAACGACGATCCCAGAACAGTGATTTTGATTCGGCGAGTTTGACATGAATCGATCCTGGGCCGTGGCAGGCCTCACAACTGACTCGCATTTCGGAGAATGAAAAGTGATGTGTGTCGGTCGCAATGTCATAGTTTTTAGACCAGTTCGTAGTGTGGCACTCTGCGCACATATGATTCCAATTTTGGGCCGAGCCAGTCCAATGCAAGGGATCGCCAGGGCCAAATGGTTCATCGGGACTGGCGTAATACCAACGCTTCTGTTTTGTATCCCAGGTGACCGGTAATACCTGAATTTTACCTCGGTCCAGTTCCGCGAGGTACTGTTGTAATGGTCTCACGCCGATGACGTATTTCGCTTCGAATCGAGCTGTCTTCCCATCGGGGCCCTGGGTGGTTACATAGAATTTATCATTCTCCCGTGTCATCGTAGATGTAATACCGAAGTGTTCGAGTTTGGTATCGTTGAAATCGCCCAGTACAAATTCGGGAGTTGCCGGATTCATGGCAAGGTCGTGGTCGGAACCTTTCCAAAGTTCGGCTTCTTTCTGGTGGCATTGGAAGCAGGTTTGCCTGCCAACATAAGTCGCCTGTTCGCCTTCAGGGAGGGCAGTCCACCAGTCGATGGCTAAACCGATTGATGTAATACTTAATAGTACGATCAAACCGTAAATCCATCGTTTCTTCATCACACTACTGCTTTATCAGTCTATCTTGAGAAGTCTATTTGATTAGTAGTTAGAGAATCATCTCTGTATTAATTATAGATCGGGTTTTAGGGTGAACGAGAGCGTTATTGAGAGAGAATAGAATCAGAGCTTATTGACAGTTTCTTCAGGGACTCTGTCTGCAACAAAAGTCTCTTCTTCTCCCTGAATTTTTAACTCTGTTTCTTCATTTAATTTTAACAGTGGTAAAAATCGTCGCGCAATGCGGGCTTGTAATGTGACTCGAGAATCATCACTAGAATATTCGCGAGATAAGATCAGTGAATGATCTTCCAGTTGAGAAAGTAACTTCCCATTTCCTACCGGTGTATCAATTTCTACAATAGCATAGCCGGATGCCAAACGGTCAATGACAGTTTGGGTAAGACGGTCCAAACCTTCTCCGGAAACAGCACTGACACTGATGGCGTTATCATATTTTAGACGTAAAACATCAAGTTTGGATCTGTCTTCGATCTTGTCCGTTTTGTTAAAGACCAGGATTGCATCCTGGTGATCAATGCCGATTTCATCCAGGACTTGATAGACGGTTTTTATATGGTGTTCTACTTCAGGGTTGCTGGAGTCAACGACGTGCAGTAACAAGTCTGCTTGCCGCGCTTCTTCCAGTGTAGATCTGAAAGAAGCAACCAGATGATGCGGAAGGTCTCTTACGAATCCGACGGTGTCGCTGAGCAAAATTTCTCCCCAGTTTGGAAGTTCCCAGCGTCTCGTGCGCGTATCAAGCGTCGCAAATAATTTGTCAGCGATATAAACATCAGCGCCGGTGAGCGCATTCATTAGTGTGCTTTTGCCTGCGTTCGTGTATCCTACAAGCGAAACAGTGAGATGTTCAAAACGATGCGAGACGGTCCGCTCTCTACGACGTTCTACCTCGGAGAGTTTGCGTTTCAATTCTGAGACGCGTTTATCCAATAATCGTCGGTCTGTTTCGAGTTGCTTTTCACCAGGTCCACGGCCTGCACCCACACCCCCTTCAATTCGTTCCAAGTGAGTCCACAAGCGTTTCAAGCGAGGTCGAAAATAAAGTAGCTGCGCTAACTCTACTTGTAGTTTCGCTTCGTATGTTTTCGCATGAGTCGCGAAGATATCAAGAATCAATTCGCTACGATCAACGATCACTGTTCCTGTCTCTTCTTCGATGTTCCTTCCTTGAGAAGGGGAGAGATTATTATCAAAAACAATGAGTTCAGCATCAACGTGCTTTACCATCTGCTTGAGTTCCGCCAGCTTTCCTTTACCCAAACATGTAGCAGGGTGAGGATGCTCACGACTCTGGACGAGCGTGCCAACGACTTTGACGCCAGCAGTTTCGACTAAACCTCGTAATTCATCTAAAGCTTGCTCTTTATTAATATGGCTTGAAGGAGAAATGACGGCGGCCAGAATGGCCTTTTTTTCTTTGACTTGCAGCTC
The Gimesia aquarii DNA segment above includes these coding regions:
- the hflX gene encoding GTPase HflX, whose product is MADPKREELQVKEKKAILAAVISPSSHINKEQALDELRGLVETAGVKVVGTLVQSREHPHPATCLGKGKLAELKQMVKHVDAELIVFDNNLSPSQGRNIEEETGTVIVDRSELILDIFATHAKTYEAKLQVELAQLLYFRPRLKRLWTHLERIEGGVGAGRGPGEKQLETDRRLLDKRVSELKRKLSEVERRRERTVSHRFEHLTVSLVGYTNAGKSTLMNALTGADVYIADKLFATLDTRTRRWELPNWGEILLSDTVGFVRDLPHHLVASFRSTLEEARQADLLLHVVDSSNPEVEHHIKTVYQVLDEIGIDHQDAILVFNKTDKIEDRSKLDVLRLKYDNAISVSAVSGEGLDRLTQTVIDRLASGYAIVEIDTPVGNGKLLSQLEDHSLILSREYSSDDSRVTLQARIARRFLPLLKLNEETELKIQGEEETFVADRVPEETVNKL